The following are encoded together in the Hoplias malabaricus isolate fHopMal1 chromosome 3, fHopMal1.hap1, whole genome shotgun sequence genome:
- the atad1b gene encoding outer mitochondrial transmembrane helix translocase isoform X1, producing MGGTNGSFSLCIFFPGERGASSCGGTCVMMVLKEIPADARPLGRNEVIGLIFRLTIFGAVTYFTIKWMVDAIDPTRKQKVEAQKQAEKLMRQIGVQNVKLSEYEMSIAAHLVDPLTMQITWRDIAGLDDVITELKDTVILPIQKRHLFEGSRLLQPPKGVLLYGPPGCGKTLIAKATAKEAGFRFINLQPSTLTDKWYGESQKLAAAVFSLAIKLQPSIIFIDEIDSFLRSRSSSDHEATAMMKAQFMSLWDGLDTDFNCQVIIMGATNRPQDLDSAILRRMPTRFHVNQPNIKQREAILKLILHNENVAAAVDLCEIAKETEGFSGSDLREMCRDAALLCVRDFVHNSNTSGIPEEDFIRPIRQTDLQNAIEKMKRSKSAGVPNMLMHAALD from the exons ATGGGCGGCACTAACGGCTCGTTTTCGCTATGCATCTTCTTTCCCGGAGAGAGAGGAGCGAGTAGCTGTGGAG GCACATGTGTGATGATGGTGCTGAAGGAGATTCCAGCAGATGCCCGCCCCTTGGGTCGTAATGAGGTCATTGGCTTAATTTTCCGCCTCACGATATTTGGGGCAGTCACCTATTTCACCATAAAGTGGATGGTGGATGCTATTGACCCCACACGAAAGCAGAAAGTTGAAGCACAGAAGCAG GCTGAGAAGCTGATGCGGCAGATCGGAGTGCAGAATGTTAAGCTCTCTGAATACGAGATGAGTATTGCAGCCCATCTGGTGGATCCATTAACTATGCAA ATTACATGGAGAGATATTGCTGGTCTAGATGATGTCATAACTGAACTGAAAGATACAGTTATACTTCCCATCCAAAAAAGGCATCTGTTTGAAGGGTCAAGACTGCTCCAGCCGCCTAAAG GAGTGCTTCTCTATGGTCCTCCTGGCTGTGGGAAAACTTTGATTGCTAAAGCCACAGCCAAAGAGGCTGGCTTCCGCTTTATCAACCTGCAGCCCTCTACTTTGACCGATAAATGGTATGGCGAGTCGCAGAAGCTGGCAGCTGCTGTCTTCTCTTTGGCCATCAAGCTCCAGCCCTCCATCATCTTCATCGATGAGATTG ATTCCTTTTTAAGAAGCCGCTCCAGTTCAGACCATGAGGCCACTGCTATGATGAAGGCTCAGTTCATGAGTTTATGGGATGGCCTTGATACAGATTTCAACTGCCAG GTCATAATTATGGGGGCCACCAACCGTCCTCAGGACCTAGATTCTGCTATACTCCGCAGAATGCCCACACGGTTCCACGTCAATCAGCCT AATATCAAGCAAAGGGAAGCAATATTAAAGCTTATCTTGCATAATGAAAAT GTGGCAGCTGCAGTGGACTTGTGTGAAATAGCAAAAGAGACAGAGGGCTTCTCAGGAAGTGACCTTCGAGAAATGTGTCGAGACGCTGCCCTACTCTGCGTACGGGACTTTGTGCACAATTCTAATACCAGTGGCAT TCCAGAGGAAGACTTTATCCGGCCCATCCGTCAGACAGACCTCCAAAATGCCATTGAAAAGATGAAGAGGTCGAAATCGGCAGGAGTGCCTAATATGCTGATGCATGCTGCTCTGGATTGA
- the atad1b gene encoding outer mitochondrial transmembrane helix translocase isoform X2: MMVLKEIPADARPLGRNEVIGLIFRLTIFGAVTYFTIKWMVDAIDPTRKQKVEAQKQAEKLMRQIGVQNVKLSEYEMSIAAHLVDPLTMQITWRDIAGLDDVITELKDTVILPIQKRHLFEGSRLLQPPKGVLLYGPPGCGKTLIAKATAKEAGFRFINLQPSTLTDKWYGESQKLAAAVFSLAIKLQPSIIFIDEIDSFLRSRSSSDHEATAMMKAQFMSLWDGLDTDFNCQVIIMGATNRPQDLDSAILRRMPTRFHVNQPNIKQREAILKLILHNENVAAAVDLCEIAKETEGFSGSDLREMCRDAALLCVRDFVHNSNTSGIPEEDFIRPIRQTDLQNAIEKMKRSKSAGVPNMLMHAALD, from the exons ATGATGGTGCTGAAGGAGATTCCAGCAGATGCCCGCCCCTTGGGTCGTAATGAGGTCATTGGCTTAATTTTCCGCCTCACGATATTTGGGGCAGTCACCTATTTCACCATAAAGTGGATGGTGGATGCTATTGACCCCACACGAAAGCAGAAAGTTGAAGCACAGAAGCAG GCTGAGAAGCTGATGCGGCAGATCGGAGTGCAGAATGTTAAGCTCTCTGAATACGAGATGAGTATTGCAGCCCATCTGGTGGATCCATTAACTATGCAA ATTACATGGAGAGATATTGCTGGTCTAGATGATGTCATAACTGAACTGAAAGATACAGTTATACTTCCCATCCAAAAAAGGCATCTGTTTGAAGGGTCAAGACTGCTCCAGCCGCCTAAAG GAGTGCTTCTCTATGGTCCTCCTGGCTGTGGGAAAACTTTGATTGCTAAAGCCACAGCCAAAGAGGCTGGCTTCCGCTTTATCAACCTGCAGCCCTCTACTTTGACCGATAAATGGTATGGCGAGTCGCAGAAGCTGGCAGCTGCTGTCTTCTCTTTGGCCATCAAGCTCCAGCCCTCCATCATCTTCATCGATGAGATTG ATTCCTTTTTAAGAAGCCGCTCCAGTTCAGACCATGAGGCCACTGCTATGATGAAGGCTCAGTTCATGAGTTTATGGGATGGCCTTGATACAGATTTCAACTGCCAG GTCATAATTATGGGGGCCACCAACCGTCCTCAGGACCTAGATTCTGCTATACTCCGCAGAATGCCCACACGGTTCCACGTCAATCAGCCT AATATCAAGCAAAGGGAAGCAATATTAAAGCTTATCTTGCATAATGAAAAT GTGGCAGCTGCAGTGGACTTGTGTGAAATAGCAAAAGAGACAGAGGGCTTCTCAGGAAGTGACCTTCGAGAAATGTGTCGAGACGCTGCCCTACTCTGCGTACGGGACTTTGTGCACAATTCTAATACCAGTGGCAT TCCAGAGGAAGACTTTATCCGGCCCATCCGTCAGACAGACCTCCAAAATGCCATTGAAAAGATGAAGAGGTCGAAATCGGCAGGAGTGCCTAATATGCTGATGCATGCTGCTCTGGATTGA